The Pseudomonas sp. Marseille-Q3773 DNA window AGTCGTCGCAATCTTCGAACGACGTGTCGAAGAGCTACAGCGAAAGCAGTGCCTACGACTTGAGCAATACCGTGTCCTTCCAAGTGCTGACCCCGACCGGCTGGGCCAACCCTGTCACCAACACTGCAACCCTTAGCGGTTCGGTGAATGGCGGTAGCGGCAACCTGGGCGTGAACGTGGCGGCCGGTGTGGGCAACCAGCAGAGCAACTCGCTGGCCATTTCCAACACCTCGTTCTGATCGCTGTGCTTAAGGCCCCCTTCGGGGGGCCTTTCCAGAAGACGAAGGGAAGGCATCCGATCATGCGTATTGTCGCCTTGGCGTGTCTGCTGTGCCTGGCCAGCGTGAGCGAGGCTGCACAAATGCCGCTGTCCGTCCTGCCGGGCGGCGCGGTGGTATTCAAACCCATCCAGAGTGTGCGCGAGCGCAAGTTCGCCGACCTGGTGCAACAGAAAACCGACTTCAGCTGCGGCGCCGCCGCATTGGCCACCATCCTGCGCCAGGCCTACTGGCTGGATGTGAACGAGCAACAGATCATCGAAGGCATGCTGGCCCATGCCGACCAGGACCTGGTCCGCACCCAGGGCTTCTCGATGCTCGACATGAAACGCTACGTGGAAAGCCTCGGCATGCGTGCCCGCGGTTACCGGGTGGCGCCCGAGACCCTGCACAGCGTACGCATCCCGGTCGTGGTGCTGATGGACGTGCGCGGCTACAAGCACTTCGTGGTCATGCAGAAGGTCGACAAGGGCTGGGTGTATATCGGTGACCCGGTACTGGGCCACAAACGCTACAAGGTCGACGATTTTCTCAAAGGCTGGAACGGCATCATCTTCGCCGTGATCGGCCAAGGCTACGACAAGCACAACGTCTTGCTCGACCCGCCTCTGCCACTGACCGCCAAGGGCCGGGTCAACGACTTCGCCCCGGTGCAGGACGCAGAGCTGCTGGACTTCGGCTTCATCAAAAGCGACTTCTTCTAATGACGCGTCGAACGACAAGGAGCATGACGCTCCGGGGAGCACCCATGAAGAATTCACTGTGGCTCGCAGTGGTGTGCCTGGCAGCCAGCCTGCCAACCCATGGCGAAACGTTCAAGCCCATCGAACTGAAGGACCAGGAGCTGGCGGCGTTGCGCGGACGCTATGTATTGCCGGGCCGCATCATCAGTTTCGGCATTGTCATGACCAGCACCTGGCAGAACGCCAATGGCGAAGTAATCGGCGCGACGTCTACCTTGCAGGTCCAGCAGTCGACCATCAAGCCGCAGTTCTACGTCTCGATGGTGAACGAAAAAGCTACCGGCGCAGGCACCAGCAGTGCTTCGTCGGCTGGCACCGGCACAGTCACTGGTGGCGGCGGGCTCAGCAGCACCGAGGGCGTTACCCAGGTGGTGCGTGCGGCGGGCGACAACAACACGGCCTATAACAACGTCGACATCAACGTGACCAAGGCTGACCAGGCGCCAGCCACGCAACCGCAGGGCCAGGTGCTGGCCGCCGGCCAGACCCTGGTCAGCGAGAACGGCGCGGGCGCGCTGAGCATCTCGTCGACCGGTGTGGGCGTGCAGCTCGACATCCAGGCCAGCAACAACCAGGGCAGCAGCGCGCAACGGCTGGCGCAAGGCGGCCTGATGCAGAACGCGACGCTGCTTGGCAATGGCAACCAGGTCAACAACGTCACCTCCCTCAATGTGGTCATGCGCGAGAACGTACCGACCGCCGCGTCGTTGAACGGTAGCCTCGACCAACTCAAGGGCTTGCGCACATTCGGATACTGATGATCTTCACGTTCAAAGGCAGTCGAAAGGGACGGCACCTCCATGCACCGATCAATGACGCTCCGAGCAATTGTCTGCTTGACCACCCTGGCCCCGGCCACCCTCCTTTTCGCCGCCAGCGATCCGCAGGTCGAGGCACTCAAACAGGAACTGATCGAACTCAAACGCCGCTACGAAGCCCAGCAGCAGGCGCTGATGGTGCTGGAGCAACGTGTGCGCCAGGTCGAGGAAACCCCGGCGGCGCCCCCGCCCAAACGCCTGGTCAGATCCCCTGCCGAAGGGGTCAGGGGCGCACAGACCGTCGCCTCCGGCGCGCCGGGTAGCAGCGGCAGCTCGTACGGCCAGGCGCTGGCCGCCGACTCCGAGCCGGCGCAGAGTGTGTCCAACCTGTATGACGAGGCCAGCGGCTTTTTCGGCGGTGGCAAGTTCAGCTTCGAAACCGGCATTACCTATACCCACTACGATACCCGCGCGCTGGTGCTGAACGGCTTCCTGGCACTGGATTCGATCTTCCTGGGCAGTATCAACCTCGACCGGGTCAAGGCCGACAACTGGACCCTGGACATGACTGCGCGCTACAACCTCGCCCAGCGTTGGCAGTTCGATATCAACGTCCCGGTGGTGTACCGCGAGTCCACTTATTCGTCCGGCGGTGCAGGTGGCGCCGGGGCGAACACTTCGGATGCAACCGTGACCCGCGACCCGGAAATAGGCGACATCAACGTCGGCGTCGCCTACAAGTTCCTCGACGAAGACGAGACCTGGCCCGATGCCGTGGCAACCCTGCGCATCAAGGCCCCGACTGGCAAGGACCCGTATGGCATCAAGTTGCGCGAAGTGCCCGGCAACGACAACCTGTCGGTACCCGAGAGCCTGCCGACCGGCAACGGCGTCTGGGCAATTACCCCGGGCATCTCGCTGGTCAAGACCTTCGACCCCGCCGTGCTGTTCGGCAGCCTGTCCTACACCTACAACATGCAAGACTCATTCAGCGACATCAGCCCGCAGGTCAACAGCAAAGTCCCGGGTGACGTGAAGCTGGGCGACTCGTGGCAGATCGGTGGCGGTATCGCCTTTGCCCTCAACGAGAAGATGAGCATGTCGTTCTCGGTGTCCGACCAGTTCGCCAGCAAGAGCAAGATCAAACCGGATGGCGGCGACTGGCAGTCGATCTCCAACAGCGACTACAACGCCGCCAACTTCAACATCGGCATGACCTTCGCCGCCACCGACAACCTGACCATCGTGCCCAACCTGTCCATTGGTCTGACCGATGATGCGCCGGACTTTTCCTTCAGCCTGAAATTCCCGTACTACTTCTGATACTTGCCATCGTCCGGGCCCGTGCGCGCGGCCCGGACTTTGGTTACCAGGCGTGTAGCGAAACGTGTTCCCTGGCCCAGGCTGTTATCATCCAGCACAGATGTATGACGTTTTGATGGCAAAAGGGAATTTTTTGTGAAGAACCTGTCAGACCACCTGCCTACCCGGCTTGCCGCACTGGCGACCCTGGTCCTGGTGATCCCACTGGGTACGCGCGCCATGCTGGGTTGGTCCAACCCGCTCGGTTACCTGTCCGACATGGCCCTCGGCAGCGTCCTGGTAGTGCTGCTGTACCGCCGGCCCTGGTGGCTGGCCTTGCCCGTGCTGCTGGCATGGGCCGCCCTGTGGGTGGCCTCGGCTGAACTGGTGAGTGCGGTGGGCAGGTTGCCTACCAGCGCCGACCTGGCCTACCTGGCCGACCCGCAGTTCATGGAGAATTCGACTGGCGGTAGCCTGGCCCATGCCTGGCTACCCTGGGCGCTGGGCATCGGCCTGCTGGTCTGGCTGGCCAGCGCCTGGCGTTACCGCACTCGGCCCGGCCAGCCGCTGCCACGCAAGGCCTGGGCCATTCCGCTGTTGCTGTTCGCTGGCCATTGGGGCAGCCAGCAACTGGCACCTGCCGACGCCGAGCAATGGCGGCTGTACAACCTCCCCCATCAACTGATGTCGGCCGCCGCCGGTGGCCTGCAGCGCCACGTCGAGGGCTGGACGGGGCAGACTCAGAGCTTCACGCCGCTGGCCAGCAGTGGCCTGACCCAATCCGACCTGCATGGCCAGCGCCTGCTTGCCGGGCCGGGCACGGCCCGCAACCTGCTGCTCATCACCGTGGAGGGTATCCCCGGTGCCTACCTGCGGCCTAACCGCCAGGCGCTGCACAGCCGCTTCGACACAGAGCTGATGCCCAGGCTCAGCCAGTGGGCCGAACGCGGCATGAACACCCCGGACTATGTGCTGCACACCCACCAGACCATCCGTGGCCTGTATGCCATGCTTTGTGGTGACTACGACAAGCTGGCCAACGGCACACCCAAGGGGGTCGAGCTGCTGACCCAGAACGAACGCAACCAGGCCTGCCTGCCGGCGCAGCTGCGCCAGGCCGGCTTCACCACTCATTATCTGCAGGGCGCCGGCCTGCGCTTCATGGCCAAGGACCGCATCATGCCGCACATCGGTTTCGACGCGGTGCATGGCCTGGAGTGGTTCCGCAACGCGAACTACCTGGAGTTTCCCTGGGGCAAGGACGACCGGGCCTTCTTCGAAGGCGCGCTGGGCTATGTCGGCCAGTTGCAGAAGCAGGACACACCGTGGATGCTGACCCTGCTCAGCGTAGGCACCCACCAGCCCTACTCGGCGCCTGCCAAGTACCTCGAGCGCCACGACACGCCGAAACAGGCCGCCGTGGCCTACCTCGACGACGCGCTGGGTGCCTTCCTCGACAGCCTCGAACGCCAGGGCGTGTTGAAGGACACCCTGGTGGTGGTCACCTCTGACGAATCCCACGGCATCGATGGCGTGCGCCTGGCCTCGTCGTGGGGCTTCAACCTCACCCTGGCGCCAGAGCAGGCGCAATTGCCAAGGATCAAGCGCGGCACCTACGGCCATGTCGACCTGGCGACCTCGCTGCTGGACTACTTTGCCCTGCCCATCCCCATGGCGCTGGGTGGCCGCTCGCTGTACCGCGACTACGACAGCGGTCGCGAGATGATCGCCTACACCAACGGCATGCTGCGCTATCACGACGGCCATGGGCTGTTCACCGAATGCGACTTCCAGCAGCGCTGCCGACGTTATGCCAGCGAGGGGTTCATCGCCGACCAGGCGCGCTACCTTGGCCCCGGCGGCAACCTGCTCGGGCAACAGATCGGCGCGCTGGCCGGGGTGCTCGACCAGTCCCTGCAACACACGCCGCTGAACCTGCGCTACCAGTTCGGCGGTCCCTCACCCATCCGGCTGCGCAAGCGCATCCACGATGACTGGGCCGACAACCTGATCGGTGCGCAGTACCTGGAAATGCCCGAGGGCTCGCACACCCGCGTGCGGGTCAAGGTACGCTCGCTGGACCCGAAGCGCGCCGCCTATATCCAGCTCAAGGCCAAGCAGTTGGAACAGGACGTCCCGCTGGGCTTGCCTGAGGAGATGAAAGTCACCGCCGATGCGCCACTGGAAATGGAGTTCGGCTTTGACAACCCGACCCCGCGCAAGGCGTTTTCCTTCCATTTGCTGGGCTATGGCGGCGGCCAGGTGGAAGTGAGCGACTTCAGCGTGATCACTGCGCTGCCCGGCGAAGATGACGTCACCGAGGAAATGGCCGACGGGCATATTGCCCATTCGGGCTGACTACCGATGCCACTCATCGGGCTGCCGCTATTGCCTGTCGATTCCGCCCGCCGGTGCTCGACCAGTGTGTGAACCCCTGATGTGGAGACAGCACCATGAGCACCAGCAAAAGCAGGCACCCGGTGGTTTCCCGCAGCCAGTGGCTGGCGGCCCGCCAGCAGCTGTGGCTGCACGAAAAGGCCTTCACCCACCACCGCGACGCGTTGGCCGCAGCACGTCGCGCCCTGCCCTGGGTGAAGGTCGAGCAGGACTATCGCTTTCACGGGGCCGATGGCGAGCTGGACCTGGCCGGCCTGTTTGCCGGTCGCAGTCAGCTGTTGGTCTACCACTTCATGTTCGCCGAGGGCTGGACCGAAGGCTGCCATGGCTGCTCGTTCCTCGCCGACCATTTTGACGGCGCCAACCTGCACCTGGCGCACCACGACGTGTCGCTGGTAGCCGTGTCGCGGGCACCGTATGCGCAATTCCAGGCGTTCCGCCAGCGCATGGGCTGGCGGTTTGCCTGGTATTCCTCACACGACAGCAGCTTCAACGAGGACTTCGGGGTGAGTGTGGGCCATCAGGGCCAGCGCCAGTACAACTATGCGCCGTATGACGGTAAAGAAAGCGAGTTGCCCGGGCTGAGCGCGTTCTACCGTGAACCGGATGGCAGTGTGTACCACACCTACTCCACCTATGCGCGCGGGCTGGATATCCTGGTCAATACCTACAACTTCCTCGACATTGCACCACTGGGGCGCAACGAAGGCGGAACCATGGACTGGGTCCGGCATCATGACCGCTATGAAGGGCAAGCAGCGCCAGGCCATTGCTGCCATGAATGACCCACTGCAGGAGCGGCCTGGTGTCGCGAAAGGGCCGCTCCCGCAAGCAGTCACATCATGCGCGTACACCCAGCATGCCGCGCTCGACGATGAAATCGATCACCGCCTGCAATCCTTCGCCCTTCTTCAGGTTGCTGAAGGTCCACGGCCGCTGTGGGCGCATGCGCTGGGTATCGCGTGCCATCACCTCCAGCGAGGCCCCCACATAAGGCGCCAGGTCGGTCTTGTTGATGACCAGGAAATCCGACTTGGTGATCCCCGGGCCACCCTTGCGCGGGATCTTCTCGCCTTCAGCCACGTCGATCACGTAGATGGTCAGGTCAGCCAGCTCCGGGCTGAACGTGGCGCTGAGGTTGTCACCGCCACTTTCGACGAATATCACCTCCAGGTTGCCAAACTTGCGCGCCAGTGCTTCGACCGCCGCCAGGTTCATCGAGGCGTCCTCGCGTATCGCCGTATGCGGGCAGCCGCCGGTTTCCACGCCGACAATGCGCTCCGGCTCGAGGGCGCCGGCTTCGGTCAGGATGCGCTGGTCTTCCTTGGTGTAGATGTCGTTGGTCACCACTGCGATCTGGTAGTGGTCACGCATGGCCTTGCACAAGGCCTCGAGCAATGCGGTCTTGCCGGAGCCGACCGGGCCGCCGACACCGACGCGCAGGGGTTGTTGATAGCTTTGCATGCAGGCAGTCCTCAAGAACGGAACAAACGGGTGTATTGGGTTTCGTGACGCGACGAGGCAATGGCCAACAACGGCAGGCCACTGCCGAGCTGGTCATCGCCCAGGGCCAAGGCTTGATCAAGGGCGGCCGGCAAACCTGTGCCCAGATCGCGCAGCAAGGTCTGGGCAGCCTGCTGGCCGAACGGCACCAGCTTGACCCCGGCCATGACCGCGCCCTCCAGCCAGGCAAAACCATGGCCCAAGGCCAACTGCCGCAGCGGGATTGCCCAGTGCGCGGCCAGCCAGGCCATGCCGCCCAGCTGGGTAAGCTCAAGGCTGGCACGCCAGGCTGGGTCCTGGCCCAGCTGCCAGCCGTCGAGCAGCCGTGCCAACGCCGCACCGCGCTGCTGTTCTTCCAGGCGCAACTCGGCGGTTTCGCGGTTGGCCAGCAGGAACCGGCTCCAGTGGCCAAAGGCCACGGCGTCCTCGGCCTGGCAGGCGCGATACAGGCGGGCCAGTACCGGCCAGTCGAGGCCGGCCAGGGTGTCGTCGATCTGTTCACGCTGCCAGGCAGTGAAACCGTCCACGCCCCGTACCCAACCCGCCTCGACCGCCCACTCCAGGCCTTGCGAGTAGGTGAAGCCGCCCACCGGCAAACCTGGGCTGGCCAGCTGCAGCAGGCGCAGCAACGCCAGGTCGCTGTCCATCAACCGGCCAGTACCAGTGCGGCGCCGGCCAGCAGGCCACCGCCAAAGGCTTTCTGCAGGCCGCTGTGGCGGCGCAGCAGGCAACCGACGGCAAAGCCGGCCGCCAGCAGCAAGCCACTGACCGCGACAAAGCCGACGCTGAACTGCCAGAACGCGCTCGGCGTCGCTTCCACACCGTGGGCCCAGCCATGGAACAGGGCGAACACCGGCATGGCCATGGCCAGCAGCAGTTGCCGAGCGGGTAGCAACACGGCTGCGGCAGCCACCAGCAGCGACACGGCGATCAGGGTTTCCATGCCCAACACGTCGCCGAACAGATGACCACACAGCGCACCGCCGAACATGGCCACCAGGGTAGCCGCAGGCAACGCCAGGCTGCGCCGGGTCAACGCGGCAAGCACGCCGGTGCCGAGCAACATCAGCAGGTGGTCAAGGCCGGTCAGCGGGTGCAGCAAGCCATCCTGCAGCGGCTGGCTGTCGTGGCCCGGGTGGGCGAAGGCTGGCAGCGCCAGCATCAGCAGAAACAGGGCGAAAGTCTTTTTCATCGGTTGCTCCAGGCAGTTCAGGAATGGGCGGGCAAGCGCACGAACGGGTGATCGTGCTCATGGCTATGGCTATGGCTATGGCTATGCGGTGCACTCTGATAGGCGCCCGCCTCCGGCTCGAACGGCGCCTGCTCGGCCTCCACCGTCAGGCCCAGGCCACGCAGCATGTCGTCGAGCACATGGTCGTGCTGAAAGCGCAACAGGCCGGGTTCGATCTGCAGCGGCACATGGCGGTTGCCCAGGTGATAGGCAGCGCGTGCCAGCAGGTGCGGGTCGACGCAGCGCACCGTGGACACCGCCTCCGGCGCCGCCAGCACGCGGATCAACTGGGTGCCCTCGGCATCGGCCAGCAGTTCGCCGCCGCGCAGCAGGTGGCCGCGCTCGAGCATCAGCCCGGCTTCGCGGCCATCGTCCAGGGTTACCCGCAGGCGGCTCTTGATCCGGCTGTCCACATCAAGGGTGACGCTGCCGGTTTCGCCCAGCGGGCCGGGTTCGGTGATTCGGCGGGTCAAGACAATCATCGGTCCTCCTTCAGAACAGGAAATAGCGCTGGGCCAGCGGCAGCTCGCGGGCCGGCTCGCACACCAGCAGTTCGCCATCGGCACGCACCTGGTAGGTCTGCGCGTCGACTTCGATCAGCGGTTGCAGGGTGTTGTGGAGCATGTCGGGCTTGCGCACGCGGCGGCAGCCATGCGCCACGCCGATCAGGCTGCGCAGGTTGAGTTCTTCGGCCAGGCCGCGGTCCATGGCCGCCTGCGGCAGGAAGGTCATGCGCGTGGCATGGCGCGCCGCGCCCAGGGCGCCGAACATGGGCCGGTAGTGCACCGGTTGTGGCGTGGGGATGGAGCCGTTGATATCGCCCATGGGCGCGGTGACGATCATCCCGCCCTTGATTACCAGCGCCGGCTTGACCGCAAAGAATGCCGGTGACCACAGCACCAGGTCGGCCAGCTTGCCCGCTTCCACCGAGCCCACCTCGTGGCCGATGCCATGGGTCAGCGCCGGGTTGATGGTGTACTTGGCGATGTAGCGCTTGACCCGGAAGTTGTCGCTGTAGCTGCTGTCCGGCGCCAGTGGCCCACGGCGCAGCTTCATCTGGTGGGCGACCTGCCAGGTGCGCAGCACCACTTCGCCCACCCGGCCCATGGCCTGTGAGTCGGACGACGTCATGGCAAAGGCGCCCATGTCGTGAAGGATGTCCTCCGCGGCAATGGTCTCGCGGCGGATGCGTGACTCGGCAAAGGCCACGTCCTCGGCGATGCTCGGGTCCAGGTGGTGGCAGACCATGAGCATGTCCAGGTGTTCGTCCACGGTGTTGACCGTGTACGGCAAGGTCGGGTTGGTCGAGGACGGCAACACGTTGGCCTGCCCCGCCGCGCGGATGATGTCCGGTGCATGCCCGCCACCAGCGCCTTCGGTGTGGAAGGTATGGATGGTGCGCTCGCCAATCGCCGCCAGGGTATCTTCGATGCAGCCGGATTCGTTCAGGGTGTCGGTGTGGATCGCCACCTGGATGTCCATGTCCTCGGCAACCCCCAGGCAGCAGTCGATGGCCGCCGGTGTCGAGCCCCAGTCCTCATGCAGTTTCAGGCCCACGGCGCCGGCAGCAATCTGCTCGCGCAGCGCTTCAGGCCGCGAAGCGTTGCCCTTGCCGAGCAAGCCGATGTTGATCGGCAAGCTGTCGGCGGCCTGAAGCATGCGCGCCAGGTACCAGGGGCCGGGCGTGCAGGTGGTGGCGTTGGTGCCGGTGGCTGGGCCGGTGCCACCGCCGATGAAGGTGGTCACACCGCTGTTCAGCGCCTCGTCCACTTGCTGCGGGCAGATGAAGTGGATATGTGAATCGACGCCACCTGCGGTGACGATCTTGCCCTCGGCCGCGATCACCTCGGTACCCGGCCCCACCGGCACAGTGACACCTGGCTGCACATCGGGGTTGCCAGCCTTGCCGATCACCGCGATGCGCCCGTGCTTGATGCCGATATCGGCTTTGACGATACCCCAGTGGTCAATGATCAGGGCGTTGGTCAGCACCAGGTCCATGGCCTCGGCAGCCAGCATCTGGCCCTGGCCCATGCCGTCGCGGATGACCTTGCCGCCACCGAACTTGACCTCTTCGCCATAGACCGTGAAATCCTGCTCGACCTCGACCCACAACGCGGTGTCGGCCAGGCGCACGCGGTCGCCCACGGTGGGGCCGAACATGTCGGCATAGGCCCGGCGGGAAATACGGCTCATGCCTTGCCCTCCAGCGCACCCATCACCTTGCCCTGAAAGCCATATACCTCGCGCTTGCCGGCGTAGGCCACCAGCTGCACGGTGCGCGCCTGGCCCGGTTCGAAGCGCACGGCGGTGCCGGCGGCAATGTCCAGGCGAAAGCCCAGGGTCGGCGCGCGGTCGAACACCAGCGTCTGGTTGACTTCATAGAAGTGATAGTGCGAGCCGACCTGCACCGGCCGGTCACCATGGTTGGCCACGCTGACGCTGACCGTCGCGCGGCCGCCGTTCAGCTCGATGTCGCCGTCGGCGACCTGGATTTCACCTGGGATCATGCGGGGCTCCTGGGCTATTTCAGACGATGGGGTCATGCACGGTTACCAGCTTGGTGCCATCCGGGAAGGTCGCTTCGACCTGCACGTCGTGGAGCATTTCGGCAATCCCCGGCATCACCTGCTCGCGGGTCAGCACTTCGCGCCCCAGGCTCATCAGTTCGGCCACGCTGCGGCCATCGCGAGCGCCTTCGAGCACCGCGGCACTGATCAGCGCTACCGCTTCCGGGTAGTTGAGCTTCAAGCCACGGGCCAGGCGCCGCTCCGCCAGCAACGCGGCGGTGAACAGCAGCAGTTTGTCTTTCTCTCTCGGGGTCAGCTCCATGGCGCTCTCTCAGGTGGCCCAGATACGCGGGGGGCAGGCCGGCAGGCCAAGGACGGCCGGGCGCAGCACATGCCACAGGCGTTGCAGGGTGCGTTGCAGGTGTTGGTTGTCATGGTCGAGCAGGCGGATCACCAGCAACGACCCGAGCAGGGTCGCGCCGGCCGGGTTGCCCAGTTGTTCAAGTAGCGGGCGCACCTGTTCCAGCAAGGCCTGGTCGGCAGGTGCGGCGCAGAAGGTGGCCACCAACGGATGCCCGCCAACCTTGGCCAGCTGCCCGCCTTCCAGGCGCAGGCGCTCATGCAGGCCGACCTCGCCGGGCAACTCGATGCACAAGCGGCTGTCCAGGGCGCCATGCTCGAAACGCTCGTTCATCACCGGCCGCCCCAGGCACAAGGTTTCCCACGCCAGCAGGCGCGCCCCGGGTTCGAGGCTGAAACGGCTGTCGAGGCTGGCGCGGGCACCGCAGAAGAAGATGCTGTCCTGGGGCAACCACTCCAGCGTGCTGTCGGCAGCCAGGTGGAAACGCTGGGTCAGCCGTGCGGTCGGGCCGATACTGCGGTAGAACTTGCTGGCTCCGGGCATGGTCAGCAAAGCATGACTGCCGGGCTCCAGCTGGATGTCCAGCTCCAGGCGGTCGCCGGCGACCACCCCGCCGGGCGGATGCAGCACGTAGACATGGCACGGCGCGCCTTCAGGATGAAACGGCCGCTGCACCAAAAGAGGTCCGAAATGCCGCCACGCACCAAGGCGGGTCACCGCGACGCGCCTGACGAAGCGCAACTGCAGGTAGGCGCTCCAGCCTGCATCGTCTTGTAGTTGTTCGATCTGCTCCGCGAGCGACATCCTGCGGCCCCTGAAATCCGTGGCCTGCTGGCCGTTTAGAGGGCCCGGCATGCGCGGTGAAAACGGGCGCGGCCTGACCACTCGATCAAAATTCTCAGGCTGGATATAGCAGGTTGCGGGCCAACTCCGCAGGTGAATGAAGATGAAACCTCTGCGCCAGCCGCTCTGGTATCGGGCATACGGGAGGCTGGCGCACAAAGCGGGGGCGCGCTCGGGCCCTGTTCAGGTGCTCAGGCAGAGTGCTGCTACGCGGGACGCGTCAAGCGGCAGGACAATCAGTAGTCGAAGCGGTCCACTGCGCGCCGGCGCTCGTTGTCATCGCGCCGGTCATAGATGGCCGTGGTCTGGATATTGGCGTGGTGCGCCAGCTTCTGCGCGATCGACAGGTCGTGCTCTTCGATCACCCGGGTAATGAATGCCCGGCGGAAGTCATGTGGCATGATCTTCACCCCAACCTGGGCACCGCGCTGGCGGGCGATGTAATAGATGGCGTGCTTGGTGATACGCGCCCGGGTGATGTGGCTGCCACGGCGGATGCGGTTGAACAGGAACGGGTCGTCCTCGGCGCCTGCCGGCAGGTCCTGGCGGCGCAGGTCGAGCCACGCCTGCAACTTCTCGAACGCCCAGGGCGGCGCGTACTTGATTAGCTGGCGATTGCCCTTGCCCAACACCTGCAGGCTACGCGCCTCGAAGTCGACCTGGCCGAGGTCGATGTCCACCGATTCGGACTTGCGCATGCCGGTACCATAAAGCAAGGCGATGATCGCCGCATCGCGCACGCCCTGTGGCCGAGGGTCGGCCGCACACACATCCATAAGCTCGCGAATCAGGCTACGCCGCAGGTTGCGCCCCGGTGGCAGGCGGCTGCCACCGTCCGGCTTGACCTCGCGAATGCGCAGCAACTGTTCATGTTCGATCAGCCCCTGGCGCCAGGCTTCGTTCACCACCCCGCGAATGGCATTGACGTACAGCGACGAGCTGTTGGGCGCGTAACCATCGGCGCGCAAGGCCGCGACCAGGGCGATCACATGGCCGGGCTCGAGCCGGTGCCAGGGCACATCGACGATATTGCAATCGACAAAACCCAGCCGATCGGCGGCGTCCTGGAGAATGTAGCGCATGGTTTGCTGGCTGGATGGGGCCAGGCGGGCCATGTACTGCAGCAGCGGATTTTTCGAGAGATCGGACAAAACGTGAATCCTGTAGCGAAGCGTCGGCAACGGCGGACCGCGCCCGCCCCTGAAGCAAGCCAAAACGACAGATATACGAGGCGACA harbors:
- a CDS encoding C39 family peptidase, which codes for MRIVALACLLCLASVSEAAQMPLSVLPGGAVVFKPIQSVRERKFADLVQQKTDFSCGAAALATILRQAYWLDVNEQQIIEGMLAHADQDLVRTQGFSMLDMKRYVESLGMRARGYRVAPETLHSVRIPVVVLMDVRGYKHFVVMQKVDKGWVYIGDPVLGHKRYKVDDFLKGWNGIIFAVIGQGYDKHNVLLDPPLPLTAKGRVNDFAPVQDAELLDFGFIKSDFF
- a CDS encoding LTA synthase family protein, producing MKNLSDHLPTRLAALATLVLVIPLGTRAMLGWSNPLGYLSDMALGSVLVVLLYRRPWWLALPVLLAWAALWVASAELVSAVGRLPTSADLAYLADPQFMENSTGGSLAHAWLPWALGIGLLVWLASAWRYRTRPGQPLPRKAWAIPLLLFAGHWGSQQLAPADAEQWRLYNLPHQLMSAAAGGLQRHVEGWTGQTQSFTPLASSGLTQSDLHGQRLLAGPGTARNLLLITVEGIPGAYLRPNRQALHSRFDTELMPRLSQWAERGMNTPDYVLHTHQTIRGLYAMLCGDYDKLANGTPKGVELLTQNERNQACLPAQLRQAGFTTHYLQGAGLRFMAKDRIMPHIGFDAVHGLEWFRNANYLEFPWGKDDRAFFEGALGYVGQLQKQDTPWMLTLLSVGTHQPYSAPAKYLERHDTPKQAAVAYLDDALGAFLDSLERQGVLKDTLVVVTSDESHGIDGVRLASSWGFNLTLAPEQAQLPRIKRGTYGHVDLATSLLDYFALPIPMALGGRSLYRDYDSGREMIAYTNGMLRYHDGHGLFTECDFQQRCRRYASEGFIADQARYLGPGGNLLGQQIGALAGVLDQSLQHTPLNLRYQFGGPSPIRLRKRIHDDWADNLIGAQYLEMPEGSHTRVRVKVRSLDPKRAAYIQLKAKQLEQDVPLGLPEEMKVTADAPLEMEFGFDNPTPRKAFSFHLLGYGGGQVEVSDFSVITALPGEDDVTEEMADGHIAHSG
- a CDS encoding thioredoxin family protein; this encodes MSTSKSRHPVVSRSQWLAARQQLWLHEKAFTHHRDALAAARRALPWVKVEQDYRFHGADGELDLAGLFAGRSQLLVYHFMFAEGWTEGCHGCSFLADHFDGANLHLAHHDVSLVAVSRAPYAQFQAFRQRMGWRFAWYSSHDSSFNEDFGVSVGHQGQRQYNYAPYDGKESELPGLSAFYREPDGSVYHTYSTYARGLDILVNTYNFLDIAPLGRNEGGTMDWVRHHDRYEGQAAPGHCCHE
- the ureG gene encoding urease accessory protein UreG, with the translated sequence MQSYQQPLRVGVGGPVGSGKTALLEALCKAMRDHYQIAVVTNDIYTKEDQRILTEAGALEPERIVGVETGGCPHTAIREDASMNLAAVEALARKFGNLEVIFVESGGDNLSATFSPELADLTIYVIDVAEGEKIPRKGGPGITKSDFLVINKTDLAPYVGASLEVMARDTQRMRPQRPWTFSNLKKGEGLQAVIDFIVERGMLGVRA
- a CDS encoding urease accessory UreF family protein — encoded protein: MDSDLALLRLLQLASPGLPVGGFTYSQGLEWAVEAGWVRGVDGFTAWQREQIDDTLAGLDWPVLARLYRACQAEDAVAFGHWSRFLLANRETAELRLEEQQRGAALARLLDGWQLGQDPAWRASLELTQLGGMAWLAAHWAIPLRQLALGHGFAWLEGAVMAGVKLVPFGQQAAQTLLRDLGTGLPAALDQALALGDDQLGSGLPLLAIASSRHETQYTRLFRS
- a CDS encoding HupE/UreJ family protein; translation: MKKTFALFLLMLALPAFAHPGHDSQPLQDGLLHPLTGLDHLLMLLGTGVLAALTRRSLALPAATLVAMFGGALCGHLFGDVLGMETLIAVSLLVAAAAVLLPARQLLLAMAMPVFALFHGWAHGVEATPSAFWQFSVGFVAVSGLLLAAGFAVGCLLRRHSGLQKAFGGGLLAGAALVLAG
- the ureE gene encoding urease accessory protein UreE, which codes for MIVLTRRITEPGPLGETGSVTLDVDSRIKSRLRVTLDDGREAGLMLERGHLLRGGELLADAEGTQLIRVLAAPEAVSTVRCVDPHLLARAAYHLGNRHVPLQIEPGLLRFQHDHVLDDMLRGLGLTVEAEQAPFEPEAGAYQSAPHSHSHSHSHEHDHPFVRLPAHS
- the ureC gene encoding urease subunit alpha — its product is MSRISRRAYADMFGPTVGDRVRLADTALWVEVEQDFTVYGEEVKFGGGKVIRDGMGQGQMLAAEAMDLVLTNALIIDHWGIVKADIGIKHGRIAVIGKAGNPDVQPGVTVPVGPGTEVIAAEGKIVTAGGVDSHIHFICPQQVDEALNSGVTTFIGGGTGPATGTNATTCTPGPWYLARMLQAADSLPINIGLLGKGNASRPEALREQIAAGAVGLKLHEDWGSTPAAIDCCLGVAEDMDIQVAIHTDTLNESGCIEDTLAAIGERTIHTFHTEGAGGGHAPDIIRAAGQANVLPSSTNPTLPYTVNTVDEHLDMLMVCHHLDPSIAEDVAFAESRIRRETIAAEDILHDMGAFAMTSSDSQAMGRVGEVVLRTWQVAHQMKLRRGPLAPDSSYSDNFRVKRYIAKYTINPALTHGIGHEVGSVEAGKLADLVLWSPAFFAVKPALVIKGGMIVTAPMGDINGSIPTPQPVHYRPMFGALGAARHATRMTFLPQAAMDRGLAEELNLRSLIGVAHGCRRVRKPDMLHNTLQPLIEVDAQTYQVRADGELLVCEPARELPLAQRYFLF